A single genomic interval of Antechinus flavipes isolate AdamAnt ecotype Samford, QLD, Australia chromosome 1, AdamAnt_v2, whole genome shotgun sequence harbors:
- the LOC127553422 gene encoding LOW QUALITY PROTEIN: pre-mRNA-splicing regulator WTAP-like (The sequence of the model RefSeq protein was modified relative to this genomic sequence to represent the inferred CDS: substituted 1 base at 1 genomic stop codon), with protein MTNEEPLPKKVRLSETDFKVMARDELILRWKQYEAYVQALEGKYTDLNSNDVTGLRESEEKLKQQQQESARRENILVMRLATKEQEMQECTTQIQYLKQVQQPSVAQLRSTMVDPAINLFFLKMKGELEQTKDKLEQAQNELSAWKXLMAKCRMLIQENQELGRQLSQGRIAQLEAELALQKKYSEELKSSQDELNDFIIQLDEEVEGMQSTILVLQQQLKETRQQLAQYQQQSQASGPGTSRTPSSEPLDQGDVMGKDCSHLANGPSNGSSSHQRTSGSGFFREGNTTEDDFPTSPGNGNKVSNNSEERTGRGGSSYINQLSTGYESVDSPTGSENSLTHHSNDTDSNHDPQEEKAMTGKGNRTVGSRHVQNGLDSSVNVQGSVL; from the coding sequence ATGACGAACGAAGAACCTCTCCCCAAAAAGGTTCGACTAAGTGAAACAGACTTCAAAGTTATGGCAAGAGATGAATTAATACTAAGGTGGAAGCAGTATGAAGCATATGTACAAGCTTTGGAGGGCAAGTACACAGACTTAAACTCTAATGATGTAACTGGCTTGAGAGAATCTGAAGAAAAACTAAAGCAGCAACAACAAGAGTctgcaagaagagaaaatattcttgTGATGAGACTGGCAACCAAGGAACAAGAAATGCAAGAGTGTACTACTCAAATCCAGTACCTCAAACAAGTTCAGCAGCCTAGTGTTGCCCAACTGAGATCAACGATGGTAGACCCAGCAATCAACTTGTTTTTCCTAAAAATGAAAGGTGAACTGGAACAGACTAAAGACAAACTGGAACAAGCCCAAAATGAACTGAGTGCCTGGAAATAGTTAATGGCGAAGTGTCGAATGCTTATTCAGGAGAATCAAGAACTTGGAAGGCAACTGTCCCAGGGACGTATTGCACAACTTGAAGCAGAATTGGCTTTACAGAAGAAATATAGTGAAGAACTTAAGAGCAGTCAGGATGAACTCAATGACTTCATTATTCAGCTTGACGAAGAGGTAGAGGGTATGCAGAGTACCATTCTAGTTCTTCAGCAGCAACTGAAGGAGACTCGTCAGCAGTTGGCTCAGTACCAGCAGCAGTCCCAGGCCTCAGGCCCAGGTACCAGCAGGACTCCATCTTCTGAGCCTTTAGATCAGGGAGATGTCATGGGGAAAGACTGCAGCCATCTGGCTAATGGACCAAGTAACGGCAGCTCCTCCCATCAGAGGACGTCTGGGTCTGGATTTTTTAGGGAGGGTAACACAACAGAAGATGACTTTCCTACATCTCCAGGGAATGGTAATAAGGTCTCCAACAACTCTGAAGAGAGAACTGGCAGAGGAGGTAGTAGTTATATAAACCAACTCAGTACGGGGTATGAAAGTGTAGACTCTCCCACGGGCAGTGAAAACTCTCTCACACACCACTCAAATGACACAGACTCCAATCATGATCCTCAAGAGGAGAAAGCAATGACTGGGAAAGGTAACCGAACTGTGGGTTCCCGTCATGTTCAGAATGGTTTGGACTCAAGTGTAAATGTACAGGGCTcagttttgtaa